The Glycine max cultivar Williams 82 chromosome 17, Glycine_max_v4.0, whole genome shotgun sequence genome contains the following window.
ttttcggATTTTCCtgttttaattttcacttaaaatatttttaaaaattcaaccaaacacattttcatcactattttctattttcaatgaaaatgaaaataaaaataaaaaaacagttaAACCAAACACCTTTAAATAATTTGGGGTGACTTTACTGGATGAAACATCCCCGAGATAAACTTGTCcacaaaattcattaataaaaatatatttaccttttttttcgtGTTACTTGATTTATTGCTAGTATGTAGACCTTACTTTTCTCATAACTTGTtgataagaataaaatttaaatttatttttttaatcaaatcatcattttatttcaataattactACTTTTATATCAGAAATTAAgatgattatgataatcaagaTATAATATTAACTAGAATAAAATTCAAGTTATAAGATGAAAGAAATGTTTTTTATAAGAATAGATCAGGACGGTTCAAGAGTAGATAAgacctaaaataaattttaaatattattgattactttaaataaaataaaagagctagtcttttttatcaatgtatcttcttctttttttgttaaggtgttagatattttttactttataaaaagaTTATTGATACATACACATCCATACTTACTAAGTTAAcctcttttcttctcattaaaTTTGTCATTACCAATTATATCCTTTAACCCTGTTTCTACACCCCCAGGATTGTATTATTCCTTTAAACATCTTTTGCACCCTATCTCTATATTAATCATCAGatatattaagattaaaatgGATGGCttagaattttttcttttatcttctcgAATCTCTCCTTTGGTTCTTCCTTTCCAGTTCCAGAATGCACAAACTCCATTGCCATGGTGGAAATACCTTAGCCAACAATGACATAGGGAGTGGTGGCGTCGGGCTTTCGACGTCCATACCATGatgttgttttgtttgcttcttGGTTTTGTCTCCACGAACCACCCCCACCTGTGGCCATGCTATGAACCCAAACCCTAACCTTCTCCAAGATCAAGGGCTTCCCCTTAGAAACCATGGCTTCCTTAATACACTTCCCAATCGGTCCCtcatcaaatcaattttatatctcCACAAATATGAATTGAGttgtcaaatatatattttcatatttcttttatgggatatataaagtaacaaataaacaaaagcaTCTTAACAATCACAATCATAATTTTCTTACATTTTACAATAGGATATCATGTATTCGCTATACCACCAATAAGTTGTAAATTTGATATtgaaaaacattattattttacaatacaatttttttttattaaatgttacaataaatgagaaaaaagggtttttttattaaatatatgcagaaaaaaaaaatcaaacataaaatagtCTGTTTgctcatatttataattttgatatataaaataacaacaaaaaattaaatatgaaaacaattatatataacaaaaacaaataccaattgtgagaaaattataataagaacaatatatatatgtatatatatatatatatatatatatatatatatatatatataaacaataaaaatatactgtaatagttgaataaaaaataataaacaaaaatacaacAATAAGCAACATACTGGAGACTAAAATATATtagcttaaaaacaaaattcattaaaaatattttaatcctaaaaaagtaaaaaaaattaagtactttatttttaaaatacaaaagctTCATGAAGTATTTTACAAAACCAATTGTAAATTACTTAAATAACCAGAAATAAATCATTAACTGGATTTGAAAAAcctttaaaataatcataaacaaaaatattaaaagaaaaaaaccacgttacaataataatatgatacaacaataatttatttaacaaaaatttaatcaCAGAATAAAGGTCCCAAAAAAGTAGGAGATAGATTGAAAAGAAGTTACAGAAGAAAACAATTTACTTATACCATATTAAACTGAGATTATTAGTCCTAATATTTCCATAACAaaaatatggtaaaaaaaagtttttttattggatCTCAATACAAATACTTTATCTAACAAAATGTttctaaaatatctttaatctttatactctttcataaaatttatgtcCAGATTCACTGAATGGGTGCATAATTTGGAAGAAGCTACCACACGGTGGCATCAGTCTGAACAatcagacaaaaaaaattgctaGCGATACAgattttgatttaaaagaataaaaataataatcctGATACTGATACTGATACAATCGTATACTCCATAGTCTATTCCATGTCTTGTGCAAATAATGTACATGCTGTTTTCTACATGCCGCATGATATTATATGATCCACTAATTTCTCTCTAGtaacttcaacataccaaatccaaagtactagtTTTGATTAAGAGCATCGGCATCATCCAACTTGTTTTTGAACAAAATCTACTATCTCGCGTCCATACTTAAGCATAGTGTTTGAGTACACTTTTGCacgaaagaaaatagaatatatagAATTGGAATACATTGCACATTCCTGCAGTAAGAAAAAAACATGCTCATATTACATTTTTCTCTCCTGCTATTTTGAAATATAGTACATTCTTTTCCCTTGAAAGATGAATGCATTACAATTACATACATATGTtttaaagtaaatgaaattagAGTTTTTTTCTCACAACAATTCTCAGCATAATTAACAGTAAGTTGAAAATATTAACTATCaactaaacatttttttacgaGGTATTTCTGATCGAGAAACAAAACCAGAAGAGCCTGAAGGTATTATTACATCATTAGCAACTAAATTCGCTAGTTGAGGAGGAAAATCCTGTGACCAAAAAGCATCAACAGCCAAATAAGCTAGGCTAGCTAAAATTATAAGCAGCTCTATTAGCATTCCTGTTAACATAAGCTAGGGAGCTATCAACTTaaccttgaaaaagaaaaaagctcaaatgaaatttcaaaagcaACAATAGTACTATAGagagtatttaaaatttcattataacttttaaaatattaaaatcaaaagtaGAAGTGTTTGAAATTTGTAGTCGAGAAAACTAGCAATTTTAGGAAGACAAAATATCATAGGAAGGCAGATTCTTCACTAGCATCACTACTATTAAGAAGTTCATTCATATTCAAAAGGACTAAACTGCAAGTCTGCAACTCATTTATCTCTAAACAAaagagtattttaaaataatctccTAAGAGTAATTTGAGCATCTTTAGAGAGAAATTTATCCAAAGAATTACTATGTCAATCCATTTATACAAGGTAAAATTTGGCTGCTGGCTGGCCAATgatgaaaattttgtttatcCATATTTTTACAAGGTCATTTCATTTTACatgaaaatttaagaattaagcTCACAGAAGGGGTTAAGTACAAGCAGCATATATTAGAGTACTTTAGAGAAATCTGGTGGGCATGTACTCGTTTATCCTGAGAGGAAGACGGTAGAACTCGTCGTTTCTAACATCTCCCTTCCTATTCTGGAAAGGACCCCACCATGGAAGTCCTCTGTCCACAGCTGTTTGTTTGCCTTCAAGTGTGTTGTCAATAAGAGTCCCAACAATTATAGCCACAGTTGGGGCAGAAGAGAATATGGTGTTCAAAATGTCATTAAACTGTTGTGACACAAAAACAAGGTGTAAAGACCAATCAGATAAATGCATTTTACATGGGTAAGATATCaagcaaataaataattgaacaaAAATCTTACTACCTCCAGTCCGTCCTAAATATGAGAAACAAGTTGTAGTATAAAATACACTAtaacttgtttcttataaataggaCCAAAGGTAGTATTATAGAAGGAAAATCACTCAATAAAAAACAAGTCAGCTTCAAAATCtctaattacattttaatttaaactaagTTCATAGAAAAGCATGTTTCCAAATTTCTCTAAAAGAGTAAACCCCCTACATCAGTCCTCGAGAATATATCAGTTGGACATTTTAGTCCTTGAGATTTTAAAAACCCCTTAGTTTGTTAGGCCCCTAACTTTGTAAAAAGCTAttcattttagtattttttttcacattatttttcactctttttaTGGAAAAACGACCAAGTGAATGATATTGTGCAAAACCATCCAGGTGGAGCCATATTCATGCTTCGCATTGGGGACTGGCAAATTGCACCTAGAATACTGCCTGAACTTCTACAATTCATTGAATTCTATCCACTGATCAAATAAAATAGTGATGCTGGAAGAAATTTTATCCTAAATAAAAGGTAGCATTTAATTGTTCCATTTGCCTAATCTTCAACATGTTACACACATTTATAACCTTAACTATGGGTTCACGAAAGATTAGATTTCAAATTAATCACAGGGAATGTAGAAATAAGATATTTGAAGAGTCACTTACCCATCCACCATCTGTTCTAACTGGACCATGACCATCTGGTGCGGTGTTCATGACAAAATATTGTGGTATTGATATCGCAAGGAACAAGGTTAGGCCCAGAACATAGATATTTCTTATGGAATTGGTATTTGCAAATTGTATAAAAGAAATCCCAGTAGCAGCTGcaaaaaaatcaacaacaaaataaaaaggctTGCATCTATTGGTCAAAATTATTGTAATCTATGCAATAATAGCAGCAGCACCTACCCACAATACCAAATAAAACACAGTAGATGGCAGCAAATATCGGTAGGGGAATTGATGCAAAAAAAGCTCCAAATTTCCCTGAAAGAGACAGTAAAATAATTACAGCAGGAATTTAAAAACTGGAAGGAAAATCTGCCCACATGTGTTTCAGTTGGAATAGAGTACCAAAAATAGAGAAGAAGATCATATAACCACATGATATTTGCACTACTCTTCGGCTCCCTATATGCGTCAGACCAAGTAGCCCAACATTTTCACTGCAATTATCAAAAAGATTAGTTAGGTTATTACTCAGAATTCTTAATCTCAATCTATGCTAATATTCCTTGCTATTGGAAGTTAGCAAAGTTCTAACTATATAAAACcaagatttaaatataaaatagatgtTATCAAATGTAACAAATGAATCAAAAGATgtgtataataaatattaaccaTACAAAGCTAGGGTATGCATGGAGTACTGGAGGAGTAAGAGTGGATTATATCGATACATGGTAATTTTATTCCATTTCATTTCATCCCAGAGGCTGAGGGAGGAAATGCTCAGTTGAAGGTTTAGGGTCTTAAGAAGCTTAGTTGTCTAGAACAATCATTGATGAAAGATTTAAAAATGGTTCACCTGATATGTGTCAAGttcttaataattaaaattttataaagctGAACTTCAACCCGTGTAACTTTCCATCCATGGACATAGTAGCTATTACCCACAAAACCAATAAGGAAAAACTAATAGACAAGAAGATGACACTTTAGAGCAAAGAAGGAAAACTTTAAGATAAACATTGCCATTTTGGGACATGACAAATTCATAGGACATTGCTTTCTTACACAGAAACAGTGGTACCAACAACAGAACCAAATATGCCTTCAAGCAGCATGCCAATGCCCTGCATTTTGAAGGGTGAAAAACAGAAGTCAGTAATAAATGTTGCATGCATATGAAGATCTTGCAACAATGTAAAAGAACAAGTAAATCAATTGTTAAGAAGCAGGACTCGCCTGCATCCCGATGCTTCGGCTGAGCACATGTGCAGGCGGTGGTGTTGCACCAGAAAGTCTGGCTGCAGCAAAGAAACCACCAGTTGACTGcattattaaaatttcatcaagAAAATGCTCCAACATTAGATAATCAGTTTGATGCAACAAACGAAAATAATGGTACACAGACCAAAAAACAAAAGCTAAGATCATTTTCCAGAGGGCAAAGTTGTCAAATACCTCAAAATTGAgaataaacatataaattattagaACTATATGTAGAATTCAAAGTATTAAGAAATTGTTGATAGTGATAGACCTCAGCAGAAGAGACAAGTGCTGCCCCCATCATCCCAAAGACATGACTAGCTCTGAATATGGGGGTACCCCACTGGAATGGATATGGAACTTTAATCCTGGAATAAAAacgattttaatttgtaattataaaGTTGCAGAAAGAGAAATCAAACTCAAACAAATTGTTGAATTGATTGTTTTCTGAACATACCAAGGAGCAGAAGACATAAGGTACGAGCGATCTGTGCGACAGCTCACTTGGGTCTGTGGTTTAGCAGTATTGTATGCACCAGCCACAGTAAGGATAGCAGCAAATGCCCAGATAACAGCAATGCAGAGAAGTAAAGCAAACCTCTCAAGTACTTGATGAGCAGCATGATGAAGGCGCTTCAAATACTGCCACGCCAGAAAATACGGTCATATTAGtattagagaaaaataaaaactcttgAGAAATTGTTTCAGATAAGATATAAACCTGTTGTGTTATAACCAGTAGAATGAGCATAGGTAATCCAATCTGCACACAGTTTGCTACCTGCATAGAAGAAGAAAGTCGAATTCATGAACTcttactatttatatttttttattataataaataacccCTTTATTCAAGGAAGTGGCATTAGGAATATTTACCAATGGAAATCCCCTGGCAAACAGGCCAAGACCCGCCACACATACCAAAGGTACAATGATTATGGGACTAAACAAcctgataaaaaaagaagaatctcaaacagatttattaataatttataataataaaaaaaaaactaaagctgTTGCTTTTAACGCTGCTTTAAACATAGACCATGAACTTAGAATAAAAAGGGAAAGCAAGTCAACACTGACGAATGACATATGTGTACCTTGTCAAATTTCCCCACGTCTTActaaacccaaggaagatattGACGAAAGAAGAAACAATTAGAGATCCTTGAATTGTTCTGATTGTGTAGGTAAACCTCTACAAATGCCAGTGTGATAATTAAAAGTTTGATTCACCAGTTTCATGTTAGAGAAAGTGATTCAGTTAACAATTAACAAGACAAGCATACATCATCCAAACTCAACTGAGGACGTGTTCAGTTTAAGGGAAAAGCAATAAGATCCCAGAACAAACATTTGAATTATACCAACCATAAGATAAATAACGCCtaaacaaagagaagaagttgcattcaaacaaacaaaagaaaaagaaagaaagattcTGCTAGCAAGTTCCTTAAGTCCACtgcttaaaaaatcaataaatagaaAGGTTTTATTGGTAACATGGTAGGAGTGCATCAGTAACAATAAAAGCCATACATTCCAATAAAAACTTTCAACTCTTGATTCCTTAACCAAGCATCCTTAAGGCACTCCTTAGCATTTAGTTCCCAAGAAATAAAGGTATAAAGAAGATCATCTTGAATATCCTAGTAGTAGTACAATTCAATTCAGCAAAAGTAAGTTCCATCAGCAATTacatgcatgtttggattaaagtttACAAATGTAAGTTCGAATGAACTTCATTTTGCAAATTGAGTTTGCAAAAGCAACTCTCCTTTTACTTCCACTTCAAACTGAGGCAAAACTCAGTCTACAATTGGACACTACTGAAAACCAAACAGGGGGCTTTTTCAGTTTTACTATTTGAATGAACGTTAGGAGATATAAGGTGGGTTGGATGGTTAAGGGAAAAGGGAAGAGGGGAAAGGTTGCGGTTTTTGATCCCTTCACTAACAttctaacaaactaacatttgctgataaaaaaaaaaaaactatttgaatgGACATTCTTGTAACAacaaagagttaaaaaaaagtacgtatatcataaaaaaaagttgcaagTTAGAAGCTACTACTATTAGCAACATAAACAAACCTCATGCTCAGAAGGGAATGTCCTGTCTGTGTAATCATTGATTATGGACAACACCGGAAGTAAAAAAGCAAATGATCCACCCATCACTGTTGGAAGCCTCGACCCAAACCAAGTCTGAAGCAGTGTGTTCACCCCAGACATAAACAACAATGATTGAATCACACGAGCCTTGTCACCCTATCCAAAAATTGCAAAGTTTGACACTGTTATTCCATAATTTATACTATAGCAAGGAGAATAGTAGTATAATCTATATTCTATATCATAAATTAGAAATTTCACTTACATGGTCCCCACCCATTGCAGGAACCAGTGTGGTTGCAATCAGAACCGTTGTTCCAAGCATCACAATGTAATGCTGAAAACCCAGTAGAAGTGCTACcgctgccaaaaaaaaaaaattatgcaatcaAAAGTTGAAGCTTTAAGATGCATGCGGCATCATATTCATAAAGATTGAATCCgagaattaaattaattctttttcaCATAAAAGATTCACACAACTGACAAGAGCAAAAAACAaaggaccttttttttttcttaagagaATAAAATCAGAGTGGAATAAAGGTAACAAAAAAGCAATCTGCAAACAAACCAAGTTACATATATAGAGACACACGAAactgagtttaaaaaaaaaaataattacaacacGAGATTCCTAACTGCTTTTCACATCaaagataactttttttttcatcttataataacacacaaaaaataattataaaaaaaaaagtgggaaaGGTGAGAGGGACTAACGCCATAAAGGATTTGAGTGGATGCAATAGTGAAGCTGCGAGAGTTGTTCAGTTGGATTCCAAACGGGGCCTCTAGAAAGTGCTAGATTTGGCGGTGGTGGACCTGCCGGAGGTGCCTGAACCGGTGGCGGTGCATGGTGGTGGTGCTCTTCAcccatcttatttttttctcgaacagtgtgaaaactgaaaagaaagagagtttttgtttgtgttgtgttgtgtgtaCTGAAAAAGTAGAGAAATCAGAAGGAAGCAAACAAGGCTTTTGAAAGAATGGGATGGCTAGCTTTGAAAGGAAAGTaaagtaaatattatttataaggggcttataataattaattaacaattaagtAATTAACAAGAGTTGTTTCATTTCCAGAAAAGTACAAGGAAATTGTGAGGAAGGAGTTATTAAGTTGCGTTTTATGGTTGTCGTGTTCCGaggtttttcattttgaattgatGGAGTTAATGTGAAAGTATGGGTTTGAACGTGTGGATCTGATCTGCagtgtttttgttttcctttttaaaaaaaacattttttttagtaaatgtttgaattaaataagattattataaatgataaaatacagttatataattagaatttaaatttaagatttataattaaattgaacaATTCATAATCTATATTAATTGATCCTTGTTTGATGAGATATGCAGTAGTGTTTTACTTAGTCTTGGAGTTGTTCAAACCTCCTCACACACTTTGCATTCTACTTGTTCCAAATTACCATTTTGCCATTCTCTGTTCCAAATTTGCAATGTACTTAGCATACAGTTACTTATTGAACTCAGTGGTCAGCATGTATTTCATGCCTGAACGGTTCTGGTCCACGCTTCTTCTTCACAACGCCACAAAACAGTCAAGAACAACGTAAAGAGACAGGTAGTGAGCAATGATAACTACTACTCTTGGTCAAATTTCGAAATATCATCTCAAGGTTTTGGTCATTTGGAACTATTATCTGAATTATAGTTATTTATTAGACACTTCATCTCTTAAAAAAGTTAATGGAATGCTAATTTACTTGTCGATAAGTTAATGGAATGCTAATTTACTTGTCGATATCGAATTAGACACAGACACATGTTGGACACATGTTGAACACCCGGACACGACAAAGGGATGAAATATTCAAACTTGATAGATAATTACTTTAGAACCTAATCTTacttaaagtatatttttagtATGTATTTAAGAATGTGTTATGTAATAATCAAAGTCAAAGTATGTTACTAAAAATAGAGTCGTATTTGTTTGTtgagttttcttctctcttcaagaTTTTTAGAGtaaattgttgaaaaatatattattgtctTCGTTTTTACCATTTTTGGCAGCGATGGATTCAAGGGTTAAAGTTCGGTCTCGATTCCCTCAAACTCAATTTCCTCACATTTTATATATCCAACCAAATTACACTAATATCTCTTAAGTTTATGTAAAGCAggtatttgttaattattatattcaCCTCTCTTAATGCAATGTTAGTGATTTAAGAAATGttggtataatatttttaaacatataaaaaagtgttagtttattattatagaaaataaaaaatatatatactaaaaaaattagttatttaattcttttttattgttgttgaatcttaaattatagaaataatataaaataatttaacaattgAATTGATTAAATACACACATGAAGATGGACCAAGTTACCGGTATAATTTTAGAAGTGTATCATAATTCATTGATTTTATTATCATCTAATAACCataataaattgtataaaaaatctaattttgatttaatccaAAGTTTTGTCAATCTCAatcctttatttaatttatcatgaGGATTCCAACAAAATTGTTACTATCAATGATGGTGGTAATGACCACACAATGGTGATTGATAAGAATACTAATGATAATAATAGAGACAACAATGACGATagtgattaattaaataaagagttaacaacattaacttttatattaaataaaagattaaattgtaattttgttttctcatttttaaatcaaggcatttaatttctttattttttaatgcttgaaaaaagattaaatcaagtaaaaaaataaaaaaatattttaataagaattaaactcataattctttattcataaataagagaataaattaCTAACACACTTGATTTGTTTAGTTAACTACATTAACATTGTTTTCTATATATCATAGTTAagagttattagttttttttcaaattatcaaaattgataaatatttaatataaaaatatctttaattttattttatatcattttatatattttaattttgaatagtttacgtatttttattttttaccaatttttaattaaattttataaattaatatgtaaattatttatataattttttgtaaatttattttaatatatattatttttactctaattatttacgtaaaattaaaaaaattatatattaaatatttttagtttataaattttgttaatgtgcataaaaaataatgttaatatagttaattaaaaaaaacaaatttttattatcttatctatgaataattttatgtaaataattagaataaaaataatatatgtattaaaatcaatttaaaaaatcatgaaataatttacatattaatttatgaaatttaatttaaaattggtaaaataaaaatagaatatgtaaactattcaaaataaaaacatataaatgatataaaataaaattaaaatttttatatattaaatattttttaatttataaatttttataatttgagaaAACTTAATAACTCTAGACTaatgatacataaaaaataattaatataattaactaaacaAAACAAGTATACTAGTGATTTATTgtcatatttataaataaagagtTATGAGTTcaatatttattaagatatttttaatttttcactttatttaattctttttcacATAAACGTCATGTCAAgtcacaaaattatttattttgaaaaatagaaaaactaaatattttgatttagaaatagaaaaactaaaattggggatttaaaattatagaaggatcaaaattataatttaaactaaataaaaatatataaatgagattttttattaaagtttttaaatcCTTAATAAGTGAAATGAGCACAACACTTTTAAAGTTATGATGATGTAATTTAATCCTCATATATGAGTGTGTAttacaacaaatattttttcttgcctatatatttatgtttattttttattttttattttatttaatatttttttacataagtaTTATGTCGgccacaaaattatttattttgaaaaataaaataactaaatatcttgatttagaataaaataaactaaaatcacaaattttaaatgataaaaaaatcaaaattataatttaatctaaataaaaatatatgaataagactttctattaaaatttattagagtcATTAACAAATGAGATGAGCACAACACTTAAGACTTATGATAAATTATCTCAGTCAAGACTTAAAGTTTTGAACCTCTCACGACATATTTAAGAACTAAACTCCAGCCATTTGGAACTAATCATTATTGGTGTGTTACGACCATTCTTAattgagtaaaaaaatatttaaaaaccaaacaaataactaacaaaattattataagtttttaGAATCTAATACAAATCTTAATTATCTGTTATTAGATATTACGAAAAGCTAAATGTAGCCTTTGAGTTAATGGAAGGCTATCTAACAAAGTAATTTATCTTCtgtaaaaaaacaaagtaaTTTATCTTGGtcgaaaaaaaagaagtaatttaTCCATTTCCTGAATTCAACAATCAATGATTGATGCACCCCATTGAAAAGCAACTTGTCCTAAGGAATAATGATAGTAAAACTTTATTCGAATCTTGATATATATACACAACATTTCCTTTTTCGAATTATACTTTTACAACAAAACTTTTGGTCTAAATTACTCACAGTATTTTAAGTTTGAATTTATCAGCTGTTGTTACGAAGTTTACGAAATTATAATAgcacattttttaataattcaatAACACAAAATATTTAGAGTTTGAATGATAGTGATTACTGAAACTAGAAGTTGTTCTgtcttaactaatatttttattctaaattttgaatatataattgtgttaaatatttaGATAGTCAtcatttatgataatatttaattcGAGAAATATTGTCTCATGCGAGAAATAtctataatttatacaaaaaatgaGATATCAATTTatggtattttttaaaatatttttaatcttaaatttcatttttaaatgctATTTTACCTTTCAGTGGCATGTGgaacagaaaaaaataattcttaatttaatCAATTGTCTGAGAATGAAATTCTTGATAACAaagattcttaaaaaaatatatatgaaatatatttattcaatgcccacttttttttggaaataatatttttgtttctaataaaaaattattattgcgAGACAAATTTACTTTTACtaatgaaagtaaaaaattaaagtttttttcacctgtttttaaattaacatttataaaaacctctagatttatattttaataatcatgaaacttttttattCTAATGTTACTTCTTGAGAAATGTTAAAACATTTACTATATCAAACGCTATCTCAACCttagtcatatttttttatatatattgaattctttcacaaatatatcctattataattttgagtatATTTGAGCATTTTGCTTGTCAGCATCTTAAATATGCCTATAATATGATAGATCAATTTGAACTTTTTTAGCTATACTTTTCTCAAaagcatttttataatttgcctTATGACAAGTAATTAGACTTGGATCACTTGAGACAatgctgttaaaaaaaaagaactttttttataatgtaaaaaaaacttgaga
Protein-coding sequences here:
- the LOC100777184 gene encoding nucleobase-ascorbate transporter 3, translating into MGEEHHHHAPPPVQAPPAGPPPPNLALSRGPVWNPTEQLSQLHYCIHSNPLWPVALLLGFQHYIVMLGTTVLIATTLVPAMGGDHGDKARVIQSLLFMSGVNTLLQTWFGSRLPTVMGGSFAFLLPVLSIINDYTDRTFPSEHERFTYTIRTIQGSLIVSSFVNIFLGFSKTWGNLTRLFSPIIIVPLVCVAGLGLFARGFPLVANCVQIGLPMLILLVITQQYLKRLHHAAHQVLERFALLLCIAVIWAFAAILTVAGAYNTAKPQTQVSCRTDRSYLMSSAPWIKVPYPFQWGTPIFRASHVFGMMGAALVSSAESTGGFFAAARLSGATPPPAHVLSRSIGMQGIGMLLEGIFGSVVGTTVSVENVGLLGLTHIGSRRVVQISCGYMIFFSIFGKFGAFFASIPLPIFAAIYCVLFGIVAATGISFIQFANTNSIRNIYVLGLTLFLAISIPQYFVMNTAPDGHGPVRTDGGWFNDILNTIFSSAPTVAIIVGTLIDNTLEGKQTAVDRGLPWWGPFQNRKGDVRNDEFYRLPLRINEYMPTRFL